In one window of Clarias gariepinus isolate MV-2021 ecotype Netherlands chromosome 10, CGAR_prim_01v2, whole genome shotgun sequence DNA:
- the zgc:113425 gene encoding uncharacterized protein zgc:113425: protein MERYRYFILNQKLAVVWGVLQVACAALCVVCGFIDAAFRVDTTLSETRAPLWAGLIMALPGVLALFASHRKNPTLVTIMIASSVISHVATVIVFIYTGVTLSYGEQDDELFHPDHIAEVKFVLSRVVKGANSTMVFAGVGSFIFSSLIAYTGCRSLPLCGCYDSVTGMETLVPQDDPSASGELVCSWHGGDERVFNSPVSFMERCPEHEEELSALPPYSRLA from the exons ATGGAGCGCTACAGGTACTTCATCCTGAACCAGAAGCTGGCGGTGGTGTGGGGGGTGCTGCAGGTGGCCTGCGCCGCCCTGTGTGTGGTGTGCGGGTTTATAGACGCCGCGTTCCGTGTGGACACCACCCTGAGCGAGACCAGAGCTCCCCTGTGGGCCGGACTG atcaTGGCTTTACCTGGAGTGCTCGCACTTTTTGCCTCACATAGAAAAAACCCCACGCTG GTCACCATCATGATTGCTTCATCGGTCATCTCTCACGTCGCCACAGTGATCGTGTTCATTTACACCGGCGTGACGCTCAGCTACGGGGAGCAGGACGACGAACTCTTCCATCCCGATCACATCGCTGAAGTG AAGTTCGTTCTGAGCCGAGTGGTAAAGGGAGCGAACAGCACCATGGTGTTCGCTGGAGTCGGATCGTTCATCTTCTCCTCCCTCATCGCGTATACAGGGTGTCGCAGTCTGCCGCTCTGTGGCTGCTATGATTCAGTCACAGGAATG gaGACACTCGTTCCTCAAGATGACCCGAGCGCTTCAGGTGAACTGGTCTGTTCGTGGCACG GTGGAGACGAACGCGTGTTTAACTCTCCTGTGTCGTTTATGGAGCGCTGCCCTGAACACGAAGAGGAACTCTCTGCACTTCCTCCGTACAGCAGACTGGCGTAG